The proteins below are encoded in one region of Podarcis raffonei isolate rPodRaf1 chromosome 8, rPodRaf1.pri, whole genome shotgun sequence:
- the UBXN11 gene encoding UBX domain-containing protein 11 isoform X1, with product MTSPLSSLGKIRRMPLQLQTPGKRTAPFKESIQNEDEAAMMDEILGPRAQIPISRPSCSDGTAEKPTALGSAPNDMELMASMMQKIASLEQSIKSQARAIYHKDKKIEELEEQIKILKKGKAESSWVSRAEELEVICLKLQHQVWEMELFLNDYGLIWVGEGTDSLGEVAAQSDERSELSKRYWKPGESIVSETNFDLIFANLKDLNALAGEGMSQIEHTAGGARLKQLDSIPLTFYQNGIVMFQGPFRSYEEPSTQQLLRDIMDGYFPSELQKRYPDGTPFQVTDKRDTVFQERKLQHKSFPGQGHVIGLARPSGLKETNEIPGPKLTMEQFLNKLPKSRIQDGQVIDIRGEIKKTLQGSGGKSHEVIVVETPSIEAMKKRLEGNEKKKASDPNVATLRIKSENGEKTYIIKMPFTETIGDLRQHLAQSRGEEMEPYEIISTFPYRVYNNNFMTLEECGLVPNASLRLQKRAPSTKSQGQQV from the exons ATGACGTCTCCTCTTTCCTCTCTGGGGAAGATTCGCAGGATGCCACTCCAGTTGCAGACACCAGG AAAAAGGACAGCACCTTTCAAAGAGAGCATTCAGAATG AGGATGAAGCAGCAATGATGGATGAAATCCTGGGGCCCAGAGCTCAGATTCCAATCAGCAGGCCTTCATGCTCAGATGGAACTGCAGAAAAACCAACGGCATTGG GGTCTGCTCCCAACGATATGGAGCTGATGGCCTCCATGATGCAGAAGATTGCTTCCTTGGAACAGAGCATCAAGAGCCAAGCACGGGCAATATACCACAAG GATAAGAAGATTGAGGAGCTTGAGGAGCAGATAAAAATCCTTAAGAAAGGAAAAG ctGAATCTTCTTGGGTGAGCAGAGCAGAGGAACTGGAAGTGATATGCCTTAAATTGCAGCATCAGGTCTGGGAAATGGAG CTGTTTCTGAATGACTATGGATTGATCTGGGTTGGAGAAGGGACAGACTCTTTGGGAGAAGTGGCGGCACAAAGTGATGAAAGGAGTGAGCTGTCAAAGCGTTACTGGAAACCAG GTGAATCCATTGTTTCAGAAACCAATTTTGATTTAATTTTTGCAAACCTGAAAGATTTAAATGCTTTGGCTGGGGAAGGCATGTCCCAAATCGAGCACACGGCAGGGGGTGCTAGGCTGAAGCAGCTGGACTCAATCCCCCTCACCTTCTATCAAAATGGGATTGTCATGTTTCAAGGGCCTTTCCGGTCATATGAAGAACCTTCCACGCAG CAACTCCTACGAGATATCATGGACGGTTACTTCCCTTCTGAGCTGCAGAAGCGTTACCCAGATGGTACCCCATTTCAG GTCACCGACAAGAGAGACACCGTATTTCAGGAGAGGAAGCTGCAGCACAAAAGTTTTCCAGGCCAGGGCCACGTCATTGGCCTTGCCAGACCAAGCGGATTAAAGGAGACAAATGAGATACCAG GTCCTAAGCTCACCATGGAGCAGTTTTTGAATAAGCTTCCAAAGTCACGGATTCAAGATGGGCAAGTGATCGATATCCGAGgagaaattaaaaaaaccctccag GGCTCAGGTGGAAAAAGCCACGAAGTGATTGTGGTGGAGACCCCTAGTATTGAAGCAATGAAGAagag GTTGGAAGGGAATGAAAAAAAGAAGGCCTCCGACCCCAATGTCGCAACTCTTCGGATAAAGTCTGAGAATGGGGAGAAGACCTATATCATCAAGATGCCATTCACCGAGACCATCGGAGACCTGCGCCAGCATCTTGCCCAGAGCAG GGGAGAAGAAATGGAACCTTACGAGATCATCAGCACTTTTCCTTATCGAGTGTATAACAACAACTTCATGACGCTGGAGGAGTGTGGGCTGGTCCCCAATGCCTCGCTTCGGCTGCAGAAAAGGGCCCCGTCAACCAAATCACAAGGGCAACAAGTGTAA
- the UBXN11 gene encoding UBX domain-containing protein 11 isoform X2: MTSPLSSLGKIRRMPLQLQTPGKRTAPFKESIQNEDEAAMMDEILGPRAQIPISRPSCSDGTAEKPTALGSAPNDMELMASMMQKIASLEQSIKSQARAIYHKDKKIEELEEQIKILKKGKAESSWVSRAEELEVICLKLQHQVWEMELFLNDYGLIWVGEGTDSLGEVAAQSDERSELSKRYWKPGESIVSETNFDLIFANLKDLNALAGEGMSQIEHTAGGARLKQLDSIPLTFYQNGIVMFQGPFRSYEEPSTQVTDKRDTVFQERKLQHKSFPGQGHVIGLARPSGLKETNEIPGPKLTMEQFLNKLPKSRIQDGQVIDIRGEIKKTLQGSGGKSHEVIVVETPSIEAMKKRLEGNEKKKASDPNVATLRIKSENGEKTYIIKMPFTETIGDLRQHLAQSRGEEMEPYEIISTFPYRVYNNNFMTLEECGLVPNASLRLQKRAPSTKSQGQQV; this comes from the exons ATGACGTCTCCTCTTTCCTCTCTGGGGAAGATTCGCAGGATGCCACTCCAGTTGCAGACACCAGG AAAAAGGACAGCACCTTTCAAAGAGAGCATTCAGAATG AGGATGAAGCAGCAATGATGGATGAAATCCTGGGGCCCAGAGCTCAGATTCCAATCAGCAGGCCTTCATGCTCAGATGGAACTGCAGAAAAACCAACGGCATTGG GGTCTGCTCCCAACGATATGGAGCTGATGGCCTCCATGATGCAGAAGATTGCTTCCTTGGAACAGAGCATCAAGAGCCAAGCACGGGCAATATACCACAAG GATAAGAAGATTGAGGAGCTTGAGGAGCAGATAAAAATCCTTAAGAAAGGAAAAG ctGAATCTTCTTGGGTGAGCAGAGCAGAGGAACTGGAAGTGATATGCCTTAAATTGCAGCATCAGGTCTGGGAAATGGAG CTGTTTCTGAATGACTATGGATTGATCTGGGTTGGAGAAGGGACAGACTCTTTGGGAGAAGTGGCGGCACAAAGTGATGAAAGGAGTGAGCTGTCAAAGCGTTACTGGAAACCAG GTGAATCCATTGTTTCAGAAACCAATTTTGATTTAATTTTTGCAAACCTGAAAGATTTAAATGCTTTGGCTGGGGAAGGCATGTCCCAAATCGAGCACACGGCAGGGGGTGCTAGGCTGAAGCAGCTGGACTCAATCCCCCTCACCTTCTATCAAAATGGGATTGTCATGTTTCAAGGGCCTTTCCGGTCATATGAAGAACCTTCCACGCAG GTCACCGACAAGAGAGACACCGTATTTCAGGAGAGGAAGCTGCAGCACAAAAGTTTTCCAGGCCAGGGCCACGTCATTGGCCTTGCCAGACCAAGCGGATTAAAGGAGACAAATGAGATACCAG GTCCTAAGCTCACCATGGAGCAGTTTTTGAATAAGCTTCCAAAGTCACGGATTCAAGATGGGCAAGTGATCGATATCCGAGgagaaattaaaaaaaccctccag GGCTCAGGTGGAAAAAGCCACGAAGTGATTGTGGTGGAGACCCCTAGTATTGAAGCAATGAAGAagag GTTGGAAGGGAATGAAAAAAAGAAGGCCTCCGACCCCAATGTCGCAACTCTTCGGATAAAGTCTGAGAATGGGGAGAAGACCTATATCATCAAGATGCCATTCACCGAGACCATCGGAGACCTGCGCCAGCATCTTGCCCAGAGCAG GGGAGAAGAAATGGAACCTTACGAGATCATCAGCACTTTTCCTTATCGAGTGTATAACAACAACTTCATGACGCTGGAGGAGTGTGGGCTGGTCCCCAATGCCTCGCTTCGGCTGCAGAAAAGGGCCCCGTCAACCAAATCACAAGGGCAACAAGTGTAA
- the UBXN11 gene encoding UBX domain-containing protein 11 isoform X3, translating to MVSEDEAAMMDEILGPRAQIPISRPSCSDGTAEKPTALGSAPNDMELMASMMQKIASLEQSIKSQARAIYHKDKKIEELEEQIKILKKGKAESSWVSRAEELEVICLKLQHQVWEMELFLNDYGLIWVGEGTDSLGEVAAQSDERSELSKRYWKPGESIVSETNFDLIFANLKDLNALAGEGMSQIEHTAGGARLKQLDSIPLTFYQNGIVMFQGPFRSYEEPSTQQLLRDIMDGYFPSELQKRYPDGTPFQVTDKRDTVFQERKLQHKSFPGQGHVIGLARPSGLKETNEIPGPKLTMEQFLNKLPKSRIQDGQVIDIRGEIKKTLQGSGGKSHEVIVVETPSIEAMKKRLEGNEKKKASDPNVATLRIKSENGEKTYIIKMPFTETIGDLRQHLAQSRGEEMEPYEIISTFPYRVYNNNFMTLEECGLVPNASLRLQKRAPSTKSQGQQV from the exons ATGGTGAGTG AGGATGAAGCAGCAATGATGGATGAAATCCTGGGGCCCAGAGCTCAGATTCCAATCAGCAGGCCTTCATGCTCAGATGGAACTGCAGAAAAACCAACGGCATTGG GGTCTGCTCCCAACGATATGGAGCTGATGGCCTCCATGATGCAGAAGATTGCTTCCTTGGAACAGAGCATCAAGAGCCAAGCACGGGCAATATACCACAAG GATAAGAAGATTGAGGAGCTTGAGGAGCAGATAAAAATCCTTAAGAAAGGAAAAG ctGAATCTTCTTGGGTGAGCAGAGCAGAGGAACTGGAAGTGATATGCCTTAAATTGCAGCATCAGGTCTGGGAAATGGAG CTGTTTCTGAATGACTATGGATTGATCTGGGTTGGAGAAGGGACAGACTCTTTGGGAGAAGTGGCGGCACAAAGTGATGAAAGGAGTGAGCTGTCAAAGCGTTACTGGAAACCAG GTGAATCCATTGTTTCAGAAACCAATTTTGATTTAATTTTTGCAAACCTGAAAGATTTAAATGCTTTGGCTGGGGAAGGCATGTCCCAAATCGAGCACACGGCAGGGGGTGCTAGGCTGAAGCAGCTGGACTCAATCCCCCTCACCTTCTATCAAAATGGGATTGTCATGTTTCAAGGGCCTTTCCGGTCATATGAAGAACCTTCCACGCAG CAACTCCTACGAGATATCATGGACGGTTACTTCCCTTCTGAGCTGCAGAAGCGTTACCCAGATGGTACCCCATTTCAG GTCACCGACAAGAGAGACACCGTATTTCAGGAGAGGAAGCTGCAGCACAAAAGTTTTCCAGGCCAGGGCCACGTCATTGGCCTTGCCAGACCAAGCGGATTAAAGGAGACAAATGAGATACCAG GTCCTAAGCTCACCATGGAGCAGTTTTTGAATAAGCTTCCAAAGTCACGGATTCAAGATGGGCAAGTGATCGATATCCGAGgagaaattaaaaaaaccctccag GGCTCAGGTGGAAAAAGCCACGAAGTGATTGTGGTGGAGACCCCTAGTATTGAAGCAATGAAGAagag GTTGGAAGGGAATGAAAAAAAGAAGGCCTCCGACCCCAATGTCGCAACTCTTCGGATAAAGTCTGAGAATGGGGAGAAGACCTATATCATCAAGATGCCATTCACCGAGACCATCGGAGACCTGCGCCAGCATCTTGCCCAGAGCAG GGGAGAAGAAATGGAACCTTACGAGATCATCAGCACTTTTCCTTATCGAGTGTATAACAACAACTTCATGACGCTGGAGGAGTGTGGGCTGGTCCCCAATGCCTCGCTTCGGCTGCAGAAAAGGGCCCCGTCAACCAAATCACAAGGGCAACAAGTGTAA